The following are encoded together in the Candidatus Limnocylindrales bacterium genome:
- the mtnN gene encoding 5'-methylthioadenosine/S-adenosylhomocysteine nucleosidase: MNACIGLIAAMSAEIHRVRKILSLNESFQQSSILFYRGFYRDKDIILARSGVGKVNAAVAAQVMIQNYKPKALLCFGAAGALSPECDIGDIVLGERLIQHDFGWYTAGHFVSEKIFIYRGKKKEKIPWFLSHPDLLKTAQEIGRWEVFGNRKIHTGVIVSGDQVICTEEKRKDLALRYQALATDMESAAIAHVAYLNQVPFLAIRAISDTANIDLNRTCLKKIRPGLKARKDFEFALDQSSRFVSELLKNINLSKL; this comes from the coding sequence ATGAATGCCTGCATTGGTCTCATTGCAGCCATGTCTGCGGAGATTCATCGTGTGAGAAAGATCCTTTCCCTCAACGAGAGTTTTCAACAGAGCTCGATTCTTTTTTATCGGGGCTTTTATCGGGATAAGGACATTATTCTGGCCAGATCCGGAGTCGGCAAAGTTAATGCGGCTGTTGCAGCGCAGGTGATGATCCAGAATTATAAACCTAAAGCCCTCCTTTGTTTTGGTGCAGCCGGTGCCCTCAGTCCTGAGTGTGATATCGGAGATATCGTACTGGGAGAGCGACTCATTCAGCACGATTTTGGCTGGTATACAGCCGGGCACTTTGTTTCTGAAAAGATATTTATCTATCGAGGTAAAAAAAAAGAAAAAATCCCCTGGTTTCTTTCCCATCCAGACCTTTTAAAAACTGCCCAGGAGATCGGTCGGTGGGAGGTTTTTGGTAACAGGAAAATCCATACAGGAGTTATAGTCTCCGGGGATCAGGTCATTTGTACAGAAGAAAAGAGAAAAGACCTGGCTTTACGCTATCAGGCCCTCGCCACAGACATGGAAAGCGCTGCCATAGCCCACGTAGCTTATCTGAATCAGGTTCCGTTCCTGGCCATTCGGGCTATTTCCGATACGGCGAATATAGATTTAAACAGGACCTGTCTGAAAAAAATAAGACCCGGTCTTAAGGCCAGAAAAGATTTTGAATTTGCCCTGGATCAATCCAGCCGGTTTGTTTCTGAACTCCTCAAAAATATCAACTTGAGTAAGCTGTAA
- the dtd gene encoding D-aminoacyl-tRNA deacylase, whose product MKTVLQRVSQAAVRVEGKIISEIGKGLVVLVGVEQEDSEKDATYLAEKILHLRIFEDEAGKMNLSVLDVHGSLLVVSQFTLLGDCRKGRRPSFTKAAGPELARYLYEFFIEELKTGGLPVATGIFQAHMTVQIFNDGPVTFILDSRS is encoded by the coding sequence TTGAAGACAGTTCTTCAGCGTGTTTCCCAGGCTGCTGTAAGGGTTGAGGGGAAAATAATCAGTGAAATCGGAAAGGGACTCGTCGTCCTGGTAGGGGTTGAACAGGAGGATTCGGAGAAGGATGCTACCTATCTGGCGGAGAAAATCCTCCACTTGCGGATCTTTGAAGATGAGGCCGGGAAAATGAACCTGTCTGTTTTAGATGTTCACGGAAGCCTTTTGGTAGTTTCTCAGTTTACCCTCTTGGGGGATTGCCGGAAAGGAAGGCGACCGAGTTTTACAAAAGCCGCCGGGCCGGAGTTAGCCCGGTACCTCTATGAATTTTTCATTGAAGAGTTAAAGACAGGCGGTCTTCCGGTTGCAACAGGAATTTTTCAGGCTCATATGACCGTTCAGATCTTTAACGATGGACCGGTAACGTTTATCCTGGATAGTCGCTCTTAA
- the accC gene encoding acetyl-CoA carboxylase biotin carboxylase subunit produces the protein MFKKILIANRGEIALRIIRACKELGIKTVAVYSKADAESLHVRFADESVCIGPPENRKSYLNETNIISACEITDAEAVHPGYGFLAENARFAEMCQECNITFIGPPPEIIRLMGDKVSARQIAKRAGLPILPGSSDSVKDLKEALDVAKSIGFPIILKASAGGGGRGMRVVFSEEALANSFMMARSESISSFGSPDIYVEKFLEKPRHIEFQVIGDQKGNVYHLGERECSIQRRHQKLLEESPSPAVTEKVREKMGNLVVAAMREIKYSSVGTVEFLMDQEGNFYFIEMNTRIQVEHPVTEMVTGIDLIKEQIRIAAGQELKYRSKDIRLTGHSIECRINAEDPQNFTPNPGKITAFNLPGGPGIRVDTAAYSEYQVTPFYDSLIAKLIVHARDRAEAIARMERALDEFIVEGIKTTIPLHKKLLRDPSFRQGRYHIEFLSELLGKS, from the coding sequence ATGTTTAAGAAGATTCTCATAGCCAACCGGGGTGAAATTGCCCTTAGAATTATTCGGGCTTGCAAGGAACTGGGCATTAAGACCGTTGCGGTTTATTCAAAGGCAGATGCCGAATCTCTTCATGTAAGATTTGCAGACGAGAGTGTTTGTATAGGGCCACCGGAGAATAGAAAAAGCTATTTGAATGAAACAAACATTATCAGTGCCTGTGAAATTACAGATGCCGAGGCCGTTCATCCTGGATACGGTTTTTTAGCAGAGAATGCACGGTTTGCCGAAATGTGCCAGGAGTGTAATATTACCTTTATTGGTCCTCCACCGGAAATTATACGATTAATGGGCGATAAGGTCTCTGCCAGGCAAATTGCTAAACGGGCCGGACTTCCTATCTTACCCGGCAGTAGCGATTCGGTTAAAGACCTCAAAGAAGCCCTGGATGTGGCTAAATCCATCGGGTTCCCCATTATCCTCAAGGCTTCGGCAGGAGGAGGAGGACGTGGGATGCGGGTTGTGTTTTCGGAAGAGGCCCTGGCCAACTCCTTCATGATGGCCCGCTCGGAATCCATCTCTTCCTTTGGAAGTCCGGATATCTACGTAGAGAAGTTTCTTGAGAAACCGCGTCATATTGAGTTTCAAGTTATTGGAGATCAAAAGGGAAATGTCTACCATCTGGGAGAACGGGAATGCTCCATCCAGAGACGTCATCAAAAGCTTTTAGAGGAATCTCCCTCTCCGGCCGTAACCGAAAAAGTTCGGGAAAAAATGGGAAATCTGGTGGTCGCCGCCATGCGGGAAATCAAATACAGTAGCGTTGGAACGGTAGAGTTCCTCATGGATCAGGAGGGAAATTTTTACTTCATCGAGATGAATACCCGTATCCAGGTAGAACATCCAGTTACCGAGATGGTTACCGGGATAGACCTTATTAAAGAACAGATCCGGATTGCCGCAGGACAGGAACTTAAATATCGATCCAAAGATATCCGACTGACCGGTCATAGCATCGAATGCCGCATCAATGCGGAGGATCCCCAGAACTTTACTCCAAATCCCGGTAAGATCACCGCTTTTAATCTTCCAGGAGGCCCTGGCATTCGTGTGGATACGGCTGCTTATAGTGAATATCAGGTAACTCCTTTTTATGATTCTCTGATTGCCAAGCTGATCGTCCATGCCCGGGATCGGGCAGAGGCCATTGCCCGAATGGAACGGGCTTTAGATGAATTCATCGTAGAGGGTATCAAAACGACTATCCCTCTCCACAAAAAACTCCTGCGGGATCCTTCCTTCCGTCAAGGAAGATATCATATCGAGTTTTTAAGTGAGTTGTTAGGTAAATCTTAA
- a CDS encoding MoaD/ThiS family protein: protein MEVTVRLFANLRKYLPPGSDGKKAVLEVPEGITVREVALSLRVPEQFLQIVLINGNNASLDQRLSEGDELSIFPFMAGGTGQHV, encoded by the coding sequence ATGGAGGTTACTGTCAGGCTATTTGCGAATCTGAGAAAATATCTACCACCAGGCAGTGATGGCAAGAAAGCGGTTTTGGAAGTCCCCGAGGGAATTACCGTTCGCGAGGTTGCCTTGAGCTTAAGGGTACCTGAACAATTCTTACAGATTGTCCTGATAAATGGAAACAATGCTTCTTTAGATCAGCGTCTATCTGAAGGAGATGAGTTAAGCATCTTTCCTTTTATGGCCGGAGGGACAGGTCAGCATGTTTAA